The proteins below are encoded in one region of Salvelinus fontinalis isolate EN_2023a chromosome 10, ASM2944872v1, whole genome shotgun sequence:
- the LOC129863843 gene encoding AT-rich interactive domain-containing protein 5A-like, which translates to MAQAQEERPSEQEKEMGEETFLKDLYLYMKKRDTPIERIPHLGFKQIDLFMMYKTVKSMGGYLQVTTQQLWKQVYNTLGGNPRSTSAATCTRRHYEKLLLAYECHVRGENYMEVLPRHQQKRLHYSSLGEEEECPRTAKRSMTYGALQTSQQQNPHHFLTDSRVRIIPMPAHYHPNYHHLGHPALPPYVHPPLTPGSHPSSHPRPQPPYLPSPQGQTERAKQPLERLRLLANRYKCSSDWNEPLNLSCKKACLESGGQPASSFAPPPSNKSPKFLNTPSPLYPTKEMAKDECCETPEGKSPPERSYLYPLGTRDGYVIDLTSPSGGSSRSPTPASSPGMKTESPVPCPLQSIKTSAPSMVHVPRPLKREYPDWPMGERRGESPKHSPGPLNLSCALPSPPRETGGRMEIQIPLALLQDWIKGGLLCGPAGSRPGAPSLQGPTPPEPRERTQTRTDISPTMANHDDQVFHSPHRDQDRSSGYLRERSLERYRNLPSPTTTSPTSSHRHPMAPYQISSYKAQLSGSILCNPASRDLYPWEKQENTRRPYHPNPMHPHDLRDRAQPISLKIHPSSQALEQDDVDPTSLACSPDTSQGMVENSRMALMVDPSSSSLIPLTLEEFMKLKRLISSSS; encoded by the exons ATGGCCCAGGCGCAGGAGGAGAGACCCTCAGAACaggagaaagagatgggagaggagacctTCCTCAAAGACCTCTATCTGTACATGAAGAAGAGAGATACACCCATAGAGAGAATACCACACCTGGGCTTCAAACAGA TCGATCTGTTCATGATGTACAAGACTGTGAAAAGCATGGGCGGCTACCTCCAG GTAACGACCCAGCAGCTGTGGAAGCAAGTATACAACACCCTGGGAGGAAACCCCAGAAGCACCAGTGCAGCCACCTGCACCCGTAGACACTATGAGAA GCTGCTTCTGGCATATGAGTGTCACGTAAGAGGAGAAAACTACATGGAGGTTCTGCCACGGCACCAGCAGAAGCGTTTACATTACAGTAGTCtcggtgaggaggaagagtgcCCCAGGACAGCCAAACGTAGCATGACATATGGCGCTCTCCAGACCTCCCAGCAACAG aacccccaTCATTTCCTGACAGACTCCAGAGTAAGGATCATCCCTATGCCTGCACACTACCATCCAAACTATCACCACCTTGGCCACCCCGCTCTGCCCCCCTATGTCCACCCACCTCTGACCCCCGGCAGCCACCCCAGCAGCCACCCCAGACCCCAACCCCCATATCTCCCCTCCCCTCAAGGGCAGACAGAAAGGGCCAAGCAGCCTCTGGAGCGCTTGCGCCTCCTGGCCAACCGGTACAAGTGCTCCTCAGACTGGAATGAGCCACTCAACCTCAGTTGCAAGAAAGCTTGCCTAGAGTCAGGCGGTCAGCCTGCTTCGTCCTTTGCCCCTCCTCCCTCCAACAAATCCCCAAAGTTTTTGAATACGCCCTCACCGCTTTACCCCACCAAGGAGATGGCTAAAGACGAGTGCTGTGAGACGCCTGAAGGGAAGTCACCCCCCGAGAGATCCTACCTCTACCCCTTGGGAACCAGAGATGGCTATGTCATCGACCTCACTTCCCCCTCTGGCGGTTCCTCCCGCAGCCCGACTCCAGCCTCCAGCCCAGGCATGAAGACGGAATCCCCCGTCCCCTGTCCACTGCAGAGTATCAAGACCAGCGCCCCCTCCATGGTCCACGTCCCTAGACCCCTGAAGAGAGAATACCCAGATTGGCccatgggggagaggaggggagaaagccCCAAGCACAGTCCGGGGCCTCTCAATCTCAGCTGCGCTCTGCCCAGTCCCcccagagagacagggggaaggaTGGAGATCCAGATCCCGCTGGCGCTTCTCCAAGACTGGATAAAAGGAGGCCTGCTGTGTGGGCCTGCTGGTTCCCGGCCTGGGGCTCCATCCCTGCAGGGTCCAACACCACCAGAGCCAAGGGAGAGGACACAGACCAGAACAGACATCTCCCCCACCATGGCAAACCATGATGACCAGGTCTTCCACAGCCCTCACAGAGACCAGGACAGGAGCTCTGGGTATCTGAGGGAGAGAAGTCTGGAGAGGTACAGGAACCTGCCtagccccaccaccacctcccctACTTCCAGTCACCGCCACCCCATGGCGCCCTATCAGATCTCCAGCTACAAGGCTCAGCTGTCAGGGAGCATCTTATGTAACCCGGCCAGCAGGGACTTGTACCCCTGGGAGAAACAGGAGAACACCAGGAGGCCCTACCACCCAAATCCAATGCACCCCCATGATCTACGGGACAGAGCCCAGCCAATCTCCTTGAAGATCCACCCCAGCAGTCAGGCTTTGGAGCAGGATGATGTAGACCCCACATCCCTAGCCTGTAGTCCAGACACATCCCAGGGAATGGTGGAAAACTCTAGGATGGCGTTGATGGTGGacccctcatcttcctctctaatACCACTGACACTTGAGGAGTTCATGAAGTTAAAGAGGCTCATCTCGAGCTCCTCGTGA